The following proteins are encoded in a genomic region of Triticum dicoccoides isolate Atlit2015 ecotype Zavitan chromosome 1B, WEW_v2.0, whole genome shotgun sequence:
- the LOC119322794 gene encoding putative serine/threonine-protein kinase-like protein CCR3 — MTSSAPVTTPPLAALLLLLPLLLAPAAVTASTLAVAGGSAVCGVAADNGTVYCVAATAGSSAYNSSASPVAPYLVFSQVSGGAGFLCGVGAVAGGGVAPRALFCWPPAAPGQLRRVYRGPAPLQDLAVGADHVAAYDGQARGIRWWRRESGQFPELFLGKFRSLVSGDGFTCALQTGTSSSAVRCWGLRSSAVQLAFANASVSSLAAGGSRACGVVSTTGAVLCSGFVDKLSQNDIYPHGLAVGDSHACGLRRPNRTAVCWNLAGPTPTVYYPAFGTAFEFLVAGGNLTCGLVTANFTVQCWSSTSSAADNAAVMVPLPAILPGSCVLDESSCECGVYPRSGELCASARAGGGVICNRLCDNSTPPPAPASPPQSPTTATKRVSKGWIAFAVVGAVGVFAGICSIIYCFVFGFCSHKRIHNSVQPNIASNAPAAAADNVGGVGAGVGAVAVASPYGSPNGSRARGLFRRQLSRAMTRQRSGPSSFNFKEHTEEYTFAQLATATNGFAPEAKIGAGSFGTVYRGKLPDGREVAIKRGEASGPMARKFQEKESAFRSELAFLSRLHHKHLVGLVGYCEENDERLLVYEYMKNGALYDHLHPKGGGADADAASPVVSSWKLRIKILLDASRGIEYLHSYAVPPIIHRDIKSSNILLDGGWVARVSDFGLSLMGPPETEEAGGAQQQHLSMKAAGTVGYMDPEYYGLHHLTVKSDVYGFGVVMLETLTGKRAIFKEAEGGSPVSVVDYAQPSIVAGELGKVLDGRAPEPSPHEAEAVELVAYTAVHCVRLEGKDRPAMADIVANLETAFALCEGSAGGSRGAGGTTTGGGFGNSSSSASLSMTSMELSGRLAE, encoded by the coding sequence ATGACCTCCTCCGCGCCCGTCACAACTCCCCCGCTcgcggcgctcctcctcctcctcccgctgctGCTCGCGCCCGCGGCCGTCACAGCCTCCACGCTCGCCGTCGCGGGGGGCTCCGCCGTCTGCGGCGTCGCCGCCGACAACGGCACCGTCTACTGCGTCGCGGCCACAGCCGGCTCCTCGGCCTACAACTCCTCTGCCTCGCCCGTCGCGCCGTACCTCGTCTTCTCGCAGGTCTCGGGCGGCGCGGGGTTCCTCTGCGGCGTCGGCGCGGTAGCAGGCGGCGGCGTCGCACCGCGGGCGCTCTTCTGCTGGCCGCCCGCCGCGCCGGGGCAGCTCAGGCGGGTATACAGGGGCCCGGCACCGCTCCAGGACCTCGCCGTCGGGGCCGACCACGTCGCCGCGTACGACGGGCAGGCGCGCGGGATCCGATGGTGGAGGCGGGAGTCCGGGCAGTTCCCGGAGCTGTTCCTCGGCAAGTTCAGGTCCCTCGTCTCCGGCGACGGCTTCACCTGCGCGCTCCAGACTGGCACCTCCTCCTCCGCGGTCCGCTGCTGGGGCCTGCGGAGTAGCGCCGTGCAGTTGGCCTTCGCCAACGCCTCCGTCTCGTCCCTCGCCGCGGGGGGCTCCCGCGCGTGCGGCGTGGTGTCGACCACCGGCGCGGTGCTCTGCTCTGGCTTTGTGGACAAGCTCTCGCAGAACGACATCTACCCGCACGGGCTCGCCGTCGGCGACTCCCACGCGTGCGGGCTCCGGCGGCCTAACCGCACTGCCGTGTGCTGGAACCTCGCGGGACCGACCCCCACCGTGTACTACCCGGCCTTCGGGACGGCGTTCGAGTTCCTCGTCGCCGGCGGCAACCTGACGTGCGGCCTCGTCACCGCCAACTTCACCGTGCAGTGCTGGTCGTCGACCTCGTCGGCGGCGGACAACGCGGCGGTGATGGTGCCATTGCCCGCGATTCTCCCCGGCTCCTGCGTCCTCGACGAGTCCTCGTGCGAATGCGGCGTTTACCCTCGGTCCGGGGAGCTCTGCGCGAGCGCGCGCGCGGGCGGCGGCGTTATCTGCAATAGGCTGTGCGACAactcgacgccgccgccggcaccggcgTCGCCTCCTCAGTCACCAACAACGGCTACGAAGCGAGTGTCCAAAGGCTGGATcgccttcgccgtcgtcggcgcggTCGGTGTCTTCGCTGGCATCTGCTCCATCATCTACTGCTTCGTTTTCGGCTTCTGCAGCCACAAGAGGATCCACAACTCCGTCCAGCCCAACATCGCCAGCAACGCGCCCGCTGCGGCGGCGGATAACGTCGGTGGCGTCGGCGCTGGAGTCGGCGCCGTGGCCGTGGCGAGCCCCTACGGCTCGCCGAACGGGTCACGGGCGCGTGGCCTCTTCCGGCGGCAGCTCTCCCGCGCCATGACGCGGCAGCGCAGCGGGCCGTCGTCCTTCAACTTCAAGGAGCACACCGAGGAGTACACCTTCGCACAGCTGGCGACGGCGACGAACGGCTTCGCGCCGGAGGCCAAGATCGGCGCGGGAAGCTTCGGCACGGTGTACCGCGGCAAGCTCCCCGACGGGCGCGAGGTTGCCATCAAGCGCGGCGAGGCGTCGGGGCCAATGGCGCGCAAGTTCCAGGAGAAGGAGAGCGCGTTCCGGTCGGAGCTGGCCTTCCTCTCCCGCCTCCACCACAAGCACCTGGTCGGCCTGGTGGGCTACTGCGAGGAGAACGACGAGCGGCTGCTGGTGTACGAGTACATGAAGAACGGCGCGCTCTACGACCACCTCCACCCCAAGGGCGGCGGCGCCGACGCGGACGCTGCGTCGCCGGTGGTGTCGTCGTGGAAGCTGCGCATCAAGATCCTGCTGGACGCGTCGCGGGGCATCGAGTACCTGCACTCGTACGCCGTGCCGCCCATCATCCACCGCGACATCAAGTCGTCCAACATCCTGCTGGACGGCGGGTGGGTGGCGCGCGTGTCTGACTTCGGGCTGTCGCTGATGGGGCCGCCGGAgacggaggaggccggcggcgcgcAGCAGCAGCACCTGTCCATGAAGGCCGCCGGCACGGTGGGGTACATGGACCCGGAGTACTACGGCCTGCACCACCTCACCGTGAAGAGCGACGTGTACGGcttcggcgtggtgatgctggagaCGCTGACGGGGAAGCGCGCCATATTCAAGGAGGCCGAGGGCGGGAGCCCCGTGAGCGTGGTGGACTACGCGCAGCCGAGCAtcgtcgccggcgagctcggcaAGGTGCTGGACGGGCGCGCGCCGGAGCCGTCGCCGCACGAGGCCGAGGCCGTCGAGCTGGTGGCGTACACGGCCGTGCACTGCGTGCGGCTCGAGGGGAAGGACCGCCCGGCGATGGCCGACATCGTGGCCAACCTGGAGACGGCGTTCGCGCTGTGCGAGGGAAGCGCGGGTGGCAGCCGCGGCGCCGGCGGCACCACCACCGGGGGCGGATTCGGCAACAGCTCGTCCAGCGCCAGCCTCTCCATGACGTCCATGGAGCTGTCGGGACGGCTCGCGGAGTAG